From the genome of Glycine max cultivar Williams 82 chromosome 2, Glycine_max_v4.0, whole genome shotgun sequence, one region includes:
- the LOC100811783 gene encoding U-box domain-containing protein 28: MAKVRDQKLYVTVPSLFRCPISMDVMRSPVSLCTGVTYDRASIQRWLDSGHDTCPATLQVLPSKDFIPNLTLHRLIRLWLLSSSAAEPFSPSSADHLRPLLRKIHTSDDDLAGTLSIIAEFSLKSGEKRRSLATFPGFDSALVRALAGSNSLIDAAENSIYLLDSVFRENGEKIRKLILDAREECFSSMVFVLRNGSMKSKIETVRILEFLSCDFQSSKLVAETRGLLPLVASFLKDGVEELNDAVLSLLGVVSVTHSAKMELVSSGIVEVVTKLLRACSAATAERCLRMLAILATCAEGRAAMAVEPSLAAAVVERITKAPKAAAADAVAVLWSLCCLCGNVKVRDDVAKRNGVVVVLLVMQRGWEEHVRSMCVDLIKVLKGPACKNGLGLELGCYDTKTTHIKPC; encoded by the coding sequence ATGGCAAAGGTAAGGGATCAGAAGCTATACGTGACCGTTCCGAGTCTCTTTCGGTGTCCAATCTCCATGGACGTCATGCGCTCTCCCGTAAGCCTCTGCACCGGCGTCACATACGATCGCGCCAGCATTCAGCGCTGGCTCGACTCAGGCCACGACACGTGTCCCGCCACCTTGCAGGTTCTTCCCTCCAAAGACTTCATCCCCAATCTCACGCTCCACCGCCTCATCCGCCTCTGGCTCCTCTCCTCCTCCGCCGCCGAACCCTTCTCCCCCTCCTCCGCCGACCATCTCCGTCCTCTCCTCCGCAAAATCCATACCTCCGACGACGACCTCGCCGGAACCCTCTCCATAATCGCCGAATTCTCCCTAAAATCCGGTGAGAAACGCCGGTCTCTCGCCACCTTCCCCGGCTTCGACTCTGCCCTGGTCCGCGCGCTCGCCGGAAGCAATTCACTGATTGACGCTGCGGAAAACTCGATCTATCTTCTCGATTCGGTTTTCCGAGAAAACGGAGAGAAAATCCGGAAGCTGATTCTCGACGCTCGCGAAGAATGCTTTAGTTCGATGGTGTTTGTTCTGAGAAACGGATCTATGAAATCGAAGATTGAAACAGTTAGGATTTTGGAGTTTCTCTCGTGCGATTTTCAGTCTTCGAAATTGGTCGCGGAGACGCGAGGATTGTTGCCGTTGGTGGCGAGTTTTTTGAAAGACGGTGTAGAGGAGCTAAACGATGCCGTTTTGTCTCTGCTCGGCGTCGTTTCGGTGACTCACTCCGCGAAGATGGAACTCGTTAGTTCCGGAATCGTTGAAGTGGTTACGAAATTGCTGCGAGCGTGTTCGGCGGCGACGGCGGAGAGGTGTCTGAGGATGCTGGCTATTCTGGCCACGTGCGCGGAAGGGCGGGCGGCGATGGCGGTGGAGCCATCGCTTGCTGCGGCGGTGGTGGAGAGAATAACGAAGGCGCCCAAGGCTGCGGCGGCGGACGCGGTGGCGGTGCTGTGGAGCTTGTGCTGTTTGTGCGGGAACGTGAAGGTGCGAGATGACGTGGCAAAGCGCAACGGCGTCGTAGTGGTTTTGTTGGTCATGCAGAGGGGGTGGGAGGAGCACGTGAGGAGCATGTGCGTGGATTTGATTAAGGTTTTGAAGGGTCCTGCGTGTAAGAACGGGTTGGGGTTGGAACTAGGATGCTATGACACCAAAACCACTCATATCAAACCTTGTTAA